DNA sequence from the Dreissena polymorpha isolate Duluth1 chromosome 3, UMN_Dpol_1.0, whole genome shotgun sequence genome:
tggattttaaaaaaatcctgtcaatcaaaattgatttgacacataattttgattatgttaaatcagtgtatacTAAAATCAACTTGTTTAGCAAGCTgttaagttgaattgagacatttgatgaaacaaactgtttcctgggtatgaccagtacttagtgtcatTAGGgcgatctaaagaatgctcccacttaagggatcaatacatagacctcccagtgactaagccagtaagcagacaccatatccactatatcgCAGCCACTGAatcagctttaaattcctgcggctagaaaacacacacacaattataagatgctagatcttaaagAACATGTTACTGGTTTGAAGATtgattttttggatgcattactttattattgaaacaaaagtataatattttgaacacaataatgtccatatatttattaaaaatacatgtttaaaaaaagcttttgcccgtaaattaggtagcacctataatcatattagtaAACATTACGTGTTAACGAGCAACACTTTTACTTTTTATATGATTCGAACACATTATTAAGCCTGATCACACATGCAAAACACCGTGTTTAGtttcagttttaaaagtgttgcatgCCGTTTCAAAGGGCATATAAACAGATTATCAAAATGACCATTGTCCAaacacattctatacataaaatTACACTATAAATCTAGCAGAAAGTGAAATACCACAAATGACTTAGATTCATACTGAAAATATGGTTTCGTTGATAAAGTATCATCATTTAGAttatatataaaatcataaagcgttacaaacgcgaaccAATCAAATATCAcgaataaaatgttattaaatgtatgacACCCTTGATGTCTGCGTATTTTATGCAATAGCCCTATTATATAGCCCAAACGACGTTTGTTAAAGACCCACTTGATAAAAACTTTTTTCTTTGATTCTATtccttttattgtaatttttctCAGCAGTTCCGTGTACAAAATCAAAAAGGTGAAGGTATTTGCGTACATACTTAGACATGCCCCAATCTGTTTACATATCCTTTTAAAGATTACAGTGCCTTTGTTGTGAAAAGGTCGACCTACCACATCATATCCACACAAAGCCACCCGACCTCGTAAAAATAATTGTATCACGAACTTCCCATTGGATTTAAACATGCTTATATAACAGCATGGGCTAGTTCGTCATTATCGTTCCTATATATTTTGCATGTTAGACATAACAgctgataattaaataatatacgATAAAGGTCGTACGTAATTCTCATGCATATATATTTTGCCTGACAGGCACAACACGAATCAACAATGTTATATACGATTTAAGTAGTACGTATTTATCATTCTTATATATTTTGTCGATAAAGCATACCACGAATGAACATACTTTAATGAAGGAATAAAATATAGGATGGAAATTTATAAAACGGCATCTTATTGTTTGTATGCGAAAAGAGTAAGCGAAACGACTCATAATGATAATCCCtgtttgattttgtatttgatatttccCAGGCATTTCACTTCACAAGTGATTTCTTAAGTGGAGGCAATTACTAAAAGCGTAGATTATAGAacgttatttttaattattctttCCCATAAAGGATACAATCGCAGAtaacaatcaaatacaaacaGTTATTTCCGGTCATTTGTTGAGTGCTTTGTTCTTGTCATAGGAATAATCAGAAGAGTAGATTTccgtaaaaaaaaacagttaaggATGTTTACCAACTAAGTACTTACCTACTTAATGACGACAGAAATTGAAACATGACACTGAtcgttgttgtttatttactttttcaaggagtgggaaattgggtcaattttacgcatttgttttaatagcgtagtattttgtcacgtgactttcattcataaaataccggattattacgctgttggaaaatgtatcggcatgttttgtttagttacagcgcgtgctttcagtgtaaaagccccgcccataattattgcagaataacccatagacggttttcttctttgtttatatgaaatttggcacgtgctgTGTTAGAATTTAAGTTAGATTGAAAACAAACCTAGATAACAGCTTACACAAATTCGCGTTTCATATTGCAGGACAAACAACATAAAAATCATCGACTGTGAAAATTTTACGATTTGATTAAAAAAGATCGTCTCAACCTTTTTTAATAACTGACCATGAACTAAAGTTGTCTGATGTTTCCAAACAATTTGAGCCAATGTCTCAATAGcatggcatttttttttatacgAAAATGTTTTAATGAACTGGGTCTTCACTTGTTGATATTTCGACAATGCTCTAAGTGTGATATTCGTATCCTCGCACCATTAGTTTTTGTCTTCCTTTGATATCTCTAGCGAATCGAAAATCAAATACGCGGCTGATTCGATAACTTCCAGTACAACTTCTATCAAATTAGCTACAAttgtatgagcctcgctctgtgaaaatgcatgtgcgaatagtgtcatcccatattagcctgtgcagatcgtacaggcaaatcaaggacgactctttccgctttaagataattttcgtttaaagaaagtatcttcttagcaaaaatctagtttaggcggacactgtcgtccctgattagcctgtgcgcactgcaaaggctaagctgggatgacactttacacacatgcattaaacctcttttcacagagcacggctcatataaatGTTTCGTTTAGCGGAACCCACTTATCAACCTAAGAGCCTATTACTCCCACCCGAAGATTTGTAAATGCGCGTTAGGTCCCAATATTGATGCATGGGTGGTGGAAGATACACGTCTCGTACGTGATGATTTTCGACTTGGATTAATATTTAGAAATAAGTTTCATGCTGTTTATTGTGTCTATTATCAAAGAAGTGACTCTTTATGATTCAAGAAATTTAAAAGTATATACAAGTATAGTGACAATAAAGATGGAGTAGGTAGTTATATAAATTCGTTAACCAGAAGACTAAATGAACTTCAAACAAATTAACTAGGGAAAAGTATTAAACAATATTGTCCGTGTTTAAGGTTAAGGAAGATATTTCATACGTAAAACGTATTTTAACCGctttaaatttgttcaaaactTGATACAATTGTCATTTAGGTACGTTGTAAGTGATGTACCTCATTCATCAAATATTGGCTTGTTTTATAGCCTGCTTAAATGGTGCAGTTTCCTAAAATGATTAAGAACAAGAGGAAAATTCTTGACATACCCGAAACGAATTCtatatttttgtaagatttataCATTTCCAAGGGACCAAGATTTCTATATTAAAACTAATTAATACACAAAATTTACACTATTGATTTACCTCTGAACGAATGGATATCTATAGATGTTTTTTGTAACATCCTTGTTATCAAATCATAATTGGTCAAATTTAATTTGTAATGTATTCGCTATTGCTTAAAATACTAATATTCTCGCAAAGAGCTAAGTTTATCCCCCCATACCTCACAATATAGTTTTGAAGAGTAGGTCAATACGAAATAATATTAGGGAATATACATCCCTATCTTTATCATACTTTATGTAGAGCATTTTTAATTGACATAATTGCAAGTGATAGCCTGTATATATTCACAAGCAAGTTTAATTTTTCTTGGTTCTATGTCTATTCTTAATTCGttagtctaagaatcggttggtgaacaCCGGCCCTGGTTGGGATACTCCACTCGTTCACTTCAAAGCATGAGGTCAAAAACGATTTCACGTGAATAAACCACTCAAATAATGTGTAACATTAAATTGAAGTTTTCTTGACGTGTTCAATAGGTCTTGGTGGTTTAATTCTAACTTAATATACGGGTATCCGAAATAAAACTTTATGACATTAAtgaatacatgtacactgtattgtacattttttgcaaaattacACGGCTACACATGTACGCCGAATTCTTGCCTGGCGTTATTCTAATCTTGGATCAGTCCCTTGCCGTTTTAGTAGCATTTAAAAACTGGTTTACTGTATTATACTGGACGGTAACTATGCAATTAATACATAAGTAAGATTGAAGTTATTTGAATTGTTCAAAACAATTGACCTTGATTACCGTTTTCCGGAAAGATTTAATGTTGCAACTGTTTTTAAATCTTTTAATGAATTGtaataaatgaaaagaaaaaatttcgttatttaaaaaaaaacaatcgcaATATGGAACGCATGTGTAGCTGTCGcaaattgataatttaaatgtaatgatatTGAGTAAATGATGTACCAAGACACACACGCCGTATTTAATAtcacgtttttgttttgtttttatttcagtggGTATTCCGGTTCTTTACTTGTTCCTTCAGGGTCAGCCCTTTATCAGGGGCTTTCAATGCGATGACCCCTCCATCTCCCTCCCCTACCGGCCAGATACAATCAGTACACCTGTTCTTATCGTCGCCGGATTTGGGACCTCTGTCTTTTGCGTGAGTAGAGACAAAGTTTGTTATAAACCATATATGTTTTTGTGAGCCGGCGATTTGCCTAACCGTCTATTCATTTTGGCACTGTTAGATTGACAACACCACCGTGTTCTGGCAGTCATTTAGTTGAAGACCAGTGTAGCAAATAACCAGATTTATGGGTCGTATACGAGTCTCATGCCTGACTCAAATGTCATAAACCCGGATATAAACGTAACAAATAAAGAACGGCAATATAAGAAATCATGCAAGTCTTTGCTaatttgaaatatgttgttttctagGTCGTTATTGTGGAGGTTTTAAACGCCATCAACAGGAAGTGTCGGCGACCATGCTCAACATTGGAAGACTTACGGTTCTGCGCAAAGGGATTTTCTGTGTTCCTCGTCGGGTTCGTAGTTCAAACACTGTTCGTAGAATTCGTAAAGAGACAGCTTGGATTCTTGAGACCAAACTTCATTGATGTATGTCAGCCGCAGTTTAACAGATCGCTTTGCCCCTCGTAAGTTGGACAATATTTCTTCCAGCTTTAAGTATAATAAATCGTCGTTTTGGCTAAGAACCGCTTTAGAGGCAAttaaattgtttgattataaGCAGTTATCATAAACATTTGTATAGCATGTTTTCTCCTCATAAGCTCAGAACATTGATGTATGTGATTTCATTGTAAGTGAAGTTTTCTTCTGAGCCTGattctttatatttaaattgGTCACATCCGATCAAACGTATTAAATAGCCTTTTCAGAAAATGGTTGTTGTTTTCTATAACAAACTTTTATGTTGAGATATTTTTTTATCTGCAGCTTCATTACCGAGTACACGTGCAGCGGAAGTGATCACGACGCCGACGAGATTCGTGACAGCCGACAGTCATTTCCATCCGGGCACTCGGCGTTCTCCATGTTCATATCCGTTTTCTATTGCGTATGTACTCTTTCTTTTAGATCTAGCGTGTTTTCAGTTTAATTTTTCGGGCTGATACAAGTATTCAGGTCGTCACTTTTACCCTTATTCGAATGCATTTGTATACATACAATCGGCCGCTTAAAACCATTcgatttaacatttaaatgtaaactaataaaacataaacgattTCTTTACATGAAACGTTTGTTTATAAGtgattatttcaaatataacCTGAAACTCAATTGTGCTTTATTATTACCCTACCATGTTCATTTTTGTCATGGTATCCGAGATGTAGTTTATACTCTTATTTAGATTCATTACATCGTTGTTGCATACTAAATAACATCGAGCCAGAGCACTCACAAATTTGAAATTCTGTTTCAAGTTTTACATACAGGGACGTCTCCGCATCAGTTTTTCACGAATTCTGAAGTTTTTCATGCAAGCTGCTCTAGTCTTCACTGCATCTATCTGCGGCCTGAGTCGAATCAGGGACCACAAACACCATGCCTCAGACGTCATCGTCGGATTTGCCGTCGGTGCAGCTGTCGCCGTATTTGTGGTAGAGAACTATGTATAATTTAATTGCAAGTTTATAAATAGTTAGCTTATGAACTTATTcttaaaacaacacaatacaatcCAGTATCGTAATTATCGGTTCCCAATTACAATGCATAATTATTAAAATCgtctaaatattatttttagtacAAGCTCGTTGCGGAAAACCTTCTCTCCAAATCTCTAGAGGACGAGGTCAGCAAATCATCCACGTCATCATCGACAGTTTCACATTACGTATGCTGCTCATGCACAACACCGCAATCCTCGAACGTCGAATCGCAGACGCCTGTCCCGCTACTCCAAAACGAGTGCTTTAGTGTCGTCCCAAACACAATCTCCACAAGCAGGCATGCGTCTTTAAAACTAAAAGTGACACCAGTAACATTATCAAACCAACAGCAGGAACTAGTTTTAAGTTACACAAGTGGTCTATGTTAAATCGTCAGAACTAGTGTGGCAGCAATCAGCTTATTTTTTATTGTAGAAGTTATCGTTCAGAATTGAACACAAACACGAAAGTTTGTGGGTTAGGCAGTTAGGATAAACTTATCTTACACAAATCAAAAGCAGATCAGTATCTTTTAGACATCGTATTGTCGACAAGCATTGTACTTGCAAAACTTGACCTCAGTGTCTCAAAGGTTTAAGGCACGTCATTTAGCCAATCTCATTTACAGCACATACGTCTGCAAGTATATGATGGTCCAGTAATTGGATATTACATCCATATCAAATCAAGTGATTTGGAAAAATCAGTCGATTGCTTTATTTGGAACGACTTACCTATTTATGTCAGTTTGTTCAAATTGCTTTTGATACATATAGCTAATGGATATATTTGATTGatgtttgttaatataataaattaatattgtgGACTTCCGTTGACCCAAAAAGTACGGTGGATGCTCCTTTtttgaatataataaaaacattaaacttatATGATCGTGTCTCTTACGTTCATTGTCTGAAACCTGTCTGAACAACCGAGCCATTGATTAATAATATCGTATTGTTGCCGTCACttcttttattaatataattttaattgctAAATATAAACTATAACGCCTTTACCATCACATAAAAGCAACTTGCTTTGTGGAATATAGTTTCAGTCGTAATCAAAGATACCACGCACTATGGGAAACGTGTGATTATAATAATCGGTTTAAAGCAATGTGTTTATTGCATTGTTCGAAATATTACGTCATGATTATGATGAGACATTATAAGAAGAGAAATGGTAGAATCTTAAATATCCAAATTTGTATAAAGAGACATTAAGTCAACATTTGAACAACAATGTATTTTTTGATAAAGCAGtattattctttaaaaataaaacgaaCACGCAAACATATTTGTCATCAACAAAAAGCATTTTGAAGTATTGAACTCAACACAGAGACTATCACGTGTTTGACAAGGAAAGTACATGTTCTGATAGATTTAATTTAAAGTTCAGCCGATAGGATTTAAAACTCGcagacatatttaaaaaaaaaatgatttatgtAAAACACCCTTATTAAATACCCATcccaaatatttataaaatatttttttttttaagcaccCACGTTGATTATGGTCTAAATACGTAGTTTATTAATACACTTTTGCCAAAGCAAACGTTTTAAGCTATGTATGGATCAAGTTCTTGCAGATGCTTCATCTAATAATAGGCACATTAATCACGATGCACCACCTTTAAAAGCCAAACGTATACAGACGCAAGCCACATGAAGCAATTTGCTACAAGAGAAATGTGTTTCACGCCTTCGGTGTCAAGTGCTTCTTACTATGACGCTTATTGCATCTGCTGTTACGATTATCCATTGAATAAACACACTTAGTCCGCACAAATTTATCATTTGTTCAACAGAACATTTTACTACAACACATTGGAGCGAGCAATTGTTTGCTATTCTCATCCAATAATTTTCCTTTTAATCGttgaacgaaaaatacaaaatattttgtaaattatataaGCATTTCATAGATAAATCGAAAAATAGCTATTCGCAGGGAAAAATAGACATGCGGACGCAAtcgaataattaaatatattttgttattcaaaGCTTTGTTATTGTGACATATCCAAAGAACATTTTATACATGATTGTAGACCTTATGTAATTCGCATAGATTAAAGAATAAGCTGATCGCTCTACTTGTTGACTTGTAAGCTTATGTTTAAGATTTGGTTAAGGTTATGTCATAGTATTACTTCAAAGGGCAAGATGCAGATGTTGTAAAGACAAACTAACTGTTTGATATCATATAAATGTATAAGAACGAGGTAATATTGTTAGTAAACTAGTCATTATGATATGCAATGCCCTTTAATCTTacttctttaaataaaaacaaatacttaatattttatttttattctattaCGTAATTTGTCTGACTGTTGTCGTTATGTAATTATTTCGTGGCTATTTATGCAATATCGTTTTTCAATGAATTCAACTTTtatctttttcttaaataaataaggtcgaaatgaaaacatttttttttataaaatagtgTAGTCTAGTGTCGCAAGCGCATGAACCTTTATTCTTAATTCAGTATTGTTGCTTATCTTGCAAACGAATTGGCACTTACAGAACTAACTCTAAAGAATTTTGAACCCTCTAAAGCTATTACTGTGCTCGGTTTGAAATTTTAAACAATTGGTACCACTTAATTTTAATAAAGAGAAAGGAAATAGTAATAAAACAATTCCACATGAGCGGGAACATTGCAGATGTTTAAGAGCAAGCAAACGCGTGTCTTCCAAAGTAAGAATTGCTTAAAGCCCGAAAAATAAACCTTCAAAATTTGTTACAACTTGCATCTTCATTATAATCAATACTGAATAGCAATAACATTTAATATATCAGCTTATAATTAAATCCGTCACAcatcttaaatatttatatacaaatcaGCTAAGAAACAACCTATCGAGTAAATACAAACCTAATCAGCCAGGGGCGGTTCCAGaatttctggttagggggggggggcgggatattgaaagatgtGCTTGGgcccctggtgggtgcagggcaaagcctTGCTAGTGGGCCCAGGGGGGGCCCGTAAGCTttacgattttagtgattttaaaggctttgacaaccacttctcgagcatgtaacgccttatatactttcagcAAAGTACCTTTTTATGATGCCCAATAAGTACATAGTTTATAGTTaagggggtccagggggggggcgaagccccccggaagttccacgattttagtgattttgaaggctttgacaaccacttctcgagcatgtcacgccttatatactttcatcaaagtaccttcgtataatgccaaaaaagttcATAGTTTATAGTTTTAGGGGTCCAGTgggggcaaagccccccggaagctccacgattttagtgattttgaaggctttgacaagtttaaaaaggtgatttagatctagttaagtgtgaatcATCAAAttaattgactttactttggcgattttaggggggggggcctacgccgcgtccgcccccccaTGGAACCGCCTATGTCAGCtataatttgtaaattatataaaaaatgcatCATCGGGTATATACTCCATCCGTATTTAATGTTCGCTTATGTGCGTATTGTAGCTAACATAGAAGCTCCCAAAATTAAGCGAAATTATCGTTCGTATCTTTTTCTGTTATAACAGCACAATAACTATGAACAAGAAGCGATCAAAAAACTGATAACAGCTTAAGGACGGTCGTTGCAAACCATTGGTATTTAAACCATTTTAAGGGCTTACCGAATATCACACTTACCTAAGAATGTTATTTATCTCAAACCAAACGCGCTTTAAAACGATTTTAATCATATATAATTATGCAGAATGAAAATGGAAAAATGAATTCCAAAAAACAAGTGGCGTGCGAATCCAATATCATCATTATCGTCTTCGTCGTCATTGTCGTCGTTGTTTTCATCATACGTTTTCATCTTCAACATCGACATCAAATAACAAGTCCTCATCTTCATCTTCCTTGGCAACCACCTCCTCCTTCTTCACAACATTAGCATCGTTATCGATGTAAtaatcaccatcgtcatcatcgcatcattatcatcaacataatcagcATCTACTTCATAGTCGTCGCCGTCGTCATCAGCTTTACTTGTAGCATTATCAACAGCAGCAGTAATAAGAATTACTGCATTCAACAAGGTcataattacaaataaaaaaacgttctgtttcCTAGTAATTTTTAATTAAGTGATTTTATTTCGTCAAAGCACTTCAAATATTTATTGTGTAAATGGGTTTTAATTTgtctttgtataaaatatatttattggcaCTCAATTGGTAATAGTAATAGGAAAATACACATGCGACTTTTAATGGTATTGTACAAGGCACTTAGTCATTTAACATCTCCAATGGACTTTTTTGAGTGTTCAATACTAGTGATTTTGATACGAATGTAACCAGCGTTATACCTAAAATTAATTAGTATTTTAGATAAATAACTCTCTCAGATAAATATATGTTCATAATTCATTAAGTACTAAATGTgttctttaaatgttatttttccaACAAGCCTTTAGATAATAAAGTAAACATATTTATGTactatttaattacatttaaagatgatgaaaacataaacacataagtttttttcaaattaaatatcaCACCTCTATTCAATAAAGTCAATGtgttacacatatatatatatatttatatgttcatATACACGTCAGTTTCCCTGTTACGTAAACGGAAAATAAAATCATCAGCTCATATACTTAAATGGCTccattataaatgcattatagAATAATGTAACGTTCGCATTTTCCTAAATTTCAACCGTGTGAACCAAGTTTAATGTCAAATACGATACATCAGAAATTCGGAAGTACAGTCTATTCAGGGACGAAACTGACCGCCTAGACtgtatttttgttaagaagagttTTTCTTTAAATAGGAAAGTTttatcacagattagcctgtgcgagaATGTCTTGCATTTCAACGCTGATACAGttctgttttgttaattatcaccCTCTGAGGTTAAATTGTGCACATCGTTCAACATTCTTTTCGATTAGAACAACTGGGATAATACTTTCTCATTAAAGGAGCTACAGATTAGTGGATTGATAGGGTTCTggttgtttgttttattcttcGAGAAACATTAAACGTTTTTAGAGCGCCATATCAGAGGCTTGAttatgcttttgatgtttgttttattcGTATCTTTTTGACAGAGCGTTAACCCATTTGTATGTAAATGTAGACCAATCAATACCTATACGATAAGCATCGCctaatgttcaattatttaattgactTATTCCCGATCTATCCGCATGTTGCTATGAGCCTCTATTAGAAAATTAAATGTGCAAAACgaattatcaatataatatagAAGTTCATATTTGCTGTTcacaaaaatattgaatgtacaCTCATGCCAGGAACTAATCATCTTGGCTCCTTAAGAATTTGATGAAAGAATATACATGTTGTTATAAAAGAGAAACGTTTACTTTTTGTGCACATGCATACATACTCAAACAAATACGATGTACTC
Encoded proteins:
- the LOC127872254 gene encoding putative phosphatidate phosphatase: MVLWDYCNMEKCPDNRRVSRRRLMLALIVDVIFFLIVGIPVLYLFLQGQPFIRGFQCDDPSISLPYRPDTISTPVLIVAGFGTSVFCVVIVEVLNAINRKCRRPCSTLEDLRFCAKGFSVFLVGFVVQTLFVEFVKRQLGFLRPNFIDVCQPQFNRSLCPSFITEYTCSGSDHDADEIRDSRQSFPSGHSAFSMFISVFYCFYIQGRLRISFSRILKFFMQAALVFTASICGLSRIRDHKHHASDVIVGFAVGAAVAVFVVENYV